From Nycticebus coucang isolate mNycCou1 chromosome 6, mNycCou1.pri, whole genome shotgun sequence, the proteins below share one genomic window:
- the REC8 gene encoding meiotic recombination protein REC8 homolog, producing MFYYPNVLQRHTGCFATIWLAATRGSRLVKRQYLQVNVVKTCEEILNYVLVRVKPPLPGQPRPRFSLYLSAQLQIGVIRVYYQQCQYLVEDIQHILERLHRAQLQIRIDMVEYELPNLLLPNHQAIMETLEDAPDPFFGMMSVDPRLPSPFDIPQIRHLLEAVTPERVLEEIPPEVPVEPREPGYLPITVLSPEVITLQEAEPIRLLQIEGERDLPEVSRRDLDLLIAEEDEAILLEEGRPPRPRRAPPALDEFKEEPRAPEGVIVVPSLSPPAPILVEGIGELLPSQVLGPEELKPTGWEPKPLLTEVTPPEELRLPAPPSPERRKRPSAPPPPESPPARRRRQLLFWDKETQISKEKFQEQLQTKAHCWECPMVQPPERTIMSPAELFRTPTHTCWLPRELLALWTHCAQPPPKGLRPRLPQEAEEAAERELAAEEEKRKTEIPSEIEVLREAQEPSGPLMLSSELSLEAAEEEKSRISLIPPEERWAWAEAEQPEPPVLPAVPELPEVPMEMPLELPPQLELLSLEAVHRAVALELQANREPDFSSLVPPLGPRRMAARVFYLLLVLSAQQILHVEQEKPYGRLLIRPGPRFYQD from the exons ATGTTCTATTATCCCAACGTGCTGCAGCGCCACACTGGCTGCTTTGCCACCATCTG GCTAGCAGCGACCCGCGGCAGCCGGTTGGTGAAGCGCCAATACCTGCAGGTGAACGTGGTGAAGACCTG CGAGGAAATTCTCAATTATGTGCTGGTTCGAGTGAAACCTCCGCTGCCTGGCCAGCCGCGGCCCCGCTTCTCCCTgtatctctcagctcagctccagaTTGGTGTGATTCGGGTCTACTATCAACAATGCCAGTACCTCGTGG AGGACATTCAGCACATCCTGGAGCGCCTACATCGGGCCCAGCTACAGATCCGCATTGATATGGTGGAATATGAGCT ACCCAATCTGCTGCTTCCTAACCACCAAGCCATAATGGAGACCCTAGAAGATGCTCCAGACCCCTTTTTTGGGATGATGTCTGTAGATCCCAGACTTCCCAGTCCTTTTGATATCCCTCAG ATTCGACACCTCTTAGAGGCTGTGACCCCTGAGAGAGTTCTTGAGGAGATCCCTCCCGAAGTCCCTGTGGAGCCCAGGGAGCCAGGTTA tctcccaa TCACTGTGCTGTCTCCTGAGGTCATCACCCTCCAGGAGGCAGAGCCCATACGCCTTCTGCAGATTGAG gGTGAACGGGATCTCCCAGAGGTCAGCCGCCGGGACTTGGACCTTCTGATTGCGGAGGAAGATGAAGCTATCTTGTTAGAGGAAGGCAGGCCTCCTCGGCCGCGTAGGGCCCCCCCAGCACTGGATG AGTTCAAGGAGGAGCCCCGGGCTCCAGAGGGTGTCATTGTAGTCCCCTCACTCTCGCCTCCAGCTCCTATACT GGTGGAAGGGATAGGAGAGCTACTTCCAAGCCAGGTCCTAGGCCCTGAGGAGCTGAAGCCAACAGGCTGGGAGCCCAAGCCCCTACTGACTG AGGTGACACCACCAGAGGAGCTGCGTCTGCCAGCCCCACCAAGCCCAGAG CGGAGGAAGAGGCCCTCAGCCCCCCCACCTCCTGAGAGCCCACCTGCTCGTCGCCGTCGCCAATTACTATTCTGGGACAAGGAAACTCAGATCTCCAAGGAGAAATTCCAGGAACAACTGCAAACCAAAGCCCACTGCTGGGAGTGT CCAATGGTGCAGCCTCCTGAGAGGACAATCATGAGCCCTGCAGAGTTATTCCGAACTCCAACTCATA CTTGTTGGCTACCTCGAGAACTACTGGCTTTGTggacccactgtgcccagccacctcCCAAGGGGCTGAGGCCAAGGCTGCCCCAGGAGGCTGAAGAGGCTGCCGAAAGGGAGCTAGCAgctgaagaggagaaaagaaagactgaaatTCCAAGTGAGATCGAG GTCCTGAGGGAGGCCCAGGAACCCAGTGGTCCCCTCATGCTGTCTTCAG AGCTCTCCCTAGAAGCAGCTGAAGAGGAGAAGTCCCGcatcagtctaatcccaccagaAGAACGGTG GGCCTGGGCTGAGGCAGAGCAGCCAGAGCCCCCTGTACTGCCTGCAGTGCCTGAACTCCCTGAGGTGCCCATGGAGATGCCTTTAGAGCTACCCCCTCAGCTGGAGCTGCTCTCACTAGAGGCCGTGCACAG GGCAGTGGCCCTGGAGCTGCAGGCCAACAGGGAGCCTGACTTCAGCAGCCTAGTGCCACCTCTCGGACCCCGCAGGATGGCTGCTCGGGTCTTCTACCTGCttctgg TGCTCTCAGCACAGCAGATCCTCCACGTGGAACAAGAGAAACCATACGGGCGCCTCCTGATCCGGCCAGGGCCCAGATTCTACCAAGATTAG
- the IRF9 gene encoding interferon regulatory factor 9 isoform X2, translating into MMKIRPCSGFPGSMQAWATFKRTYKEGDTEGPAVWKTRLRCALNKSSEFEEVPERSCMDVAEPYKVYRLLPPGTSKPGIQKSQSKRHHSCVSPEKEEEESTLKNCTPSHSLLQDPLDNEEVGADGGEGHSDCKSSTSSSSHSPEPQEGTDATEAPFQEDQVSLEFLPPPESDYSLLLTFIYGGRVVSKVQVQSLDCRLVAEPSSSESSMKQVVFPKPGPLEPTQRLLSQLERGVLVASNSHGLFVQRLCPIPISWNAPQAPPGPGPHLLPSNKCVELFRTASFCRDWVNYLQGLGPQPKFQVTLNFWEEIPDTSYTAQNLITVQMEQAFARHLLEETSEEQVATLSLM; encoded by the exons ATGATGAAGATAAGACCATGTTCCGGATTCCCTGGAAGCATGCAG GCTTGGGCAACATTTAAAAGAACATACAAGGAAGGGGACACAGAAGGCCCTGCTGTCTGGAAGACTCGCCTACGCTGTGCCCTCAATAAGAGCTCTGAGTTTGAAGAGGTTCCTGAGAGAAGCTGCATGGATGTTGCTGAGCCCTACAAGGTGTATCGACTGCTGCCGCCAGGAACTT CCAAGCCAGGGATCCAGAAATCACAATCAAAGCGACACCACAGTTGTGTGTCCcctgagaaggaagaggaagagagtaCTTTGAAAAACTGTACACCCAGTCACTCCTTGCTTCAGGACCCCCTTGATAAT GAGGAGGTGGGGGCTGATGGAGGAGAAGGCCATTCAGATTGCAAGagcagcaccagcagcagcagccacagccctGAGCCGCAGGAAG GTACAGACGCAACTGAGGCCCCCTTTCAAGAGGATCAGGTGTCCCTGGAGTTTCTGCCCCCTCCAGAGTCAG ACTACTCGCTGCTGCTCACCTTCATCTACGGCGGGCGTGTGGTGAGCAAGGTGCAAGTGCAGAGCCTGGACTGCCGCCTTGTGGCAGAGCCCTCCAGCTCAGAGAGCAGCATGAAGCAGGTGGTGTTTCCCAAACCTGGCCCACTGGAGCCCACGCAGCGCCTGCTGAGTCAGCTTGAGAGAGGTGTCCTGGTGGCCAGCAACTCCCACGGCCTCTTCGTGCAGCGCCTTTGCCCCATCCCCATCTCCTGGAATGCACCGCAGGCCCCGCCTGGGCCGGGGCCACATCTGCTGCCTAGCAACAAGTGTGTGGAGCTCTTCAGGACCGCCTCCTTCTGCAGAG ACTGGGTCAATTACCTCCAGGGCCTGGGCCCCCAACCCAAGTTCCAGGTAACACTGAATTTCTGGGAGGAAATCCCTGATACCAGCTATACTGCACAGAATCTTATCACAGTGCAG ATGGAGCAGGCCTTTGCCCGACACTTACTGGAGGAGACTTCAGAGGAACAAGTAGCCACTCTGTCCCTGATGTAG
- the IRF9 gene encoding interferon regulatory factor 9 isoform X1, which translates to MASGRVRCTRKLRSWVVEQVESGQFPGVCWDDEDKTMFRIPWKHAGKQDFREDQDAAFFKAWATFKRTYKEGDTEGPAVWKTRLRCALNKSSEFEEVPERSCMDVAEPYKVYRLLPPGTSKPGIQKSQSKRHHSCVSPEKEEEESTLKNCTPSHSLLQDPLDNEEVGADGGEGHSDCKSSTSSSSHSPEPQEGTDATEAPFQEDQVSLEFLPPPESDYSLLLTFIYGGRVVSKVQVQSLDCRLVAEPSSSESSMKQVVFPKPGPLEPTQRLLSQLERGVLVASNSHGLFVQRLCPIPISWNAPQAPPGPGPHLLPSNKCVELFRTASFCRDWVNYLQGLGPQPKFQVTLNFWEEIPDTSYTAQNLITVQMEQAFARHLLEETSEEQVATLSLM; encoded by the exons ATGGCATCAGGCAGGGTGCGCTGCACCCGAAAACTCCGGAGCTGGGTGGTGGAGCAAGTGGAGAGTGGACAGTTCCCAGGGGTATGTTGGGATGATGAAGATAAGACCATGTTCCGGATTCCCTGGAAGCATGCAGGCAAGCAGGATTTCCGGGAGGACCAAGATGCTGCTTTCTTCAAG GCTTGGGCAACATTTAAAAGAACATACAAGGAAGGGGACACAGAAGGCCCTGCTGTCTGGAAGACTCGCCTACGCTGTGCCCTCAATAAGAGCTCTGAGTTTGAAGAGGTTCCTGAGAGAAGCTGCATGGATGTTGCTGAGCCCTACAAGGTGTATCGACTGCTGCCGCCAGGAACTT CCAAGCCAGGGATCCAGAAATCACAATCAAAGCGACACCACAGTTGTGTGTCCcctgagaaggaagaggaagagagtaCTTTGAAAAACTGTACACCCAGTCACTCCTTGCTTCAGGACCCCCTTGATAAT GAGGAGGTGGGGGCTGATGGAGGAGAAGGCCATTCAGATTGCAAGagcagcaccagcagcagcagccacagccctGAGCCGCAGGAAG GTACAGACGCAACTGAGGCCCCCTTTCAAGAGGATCAGGTGTCCCTGGAGTTTCTGCCCCCTCCAGAGTCAG ACTACTCGCTGCTGCTCACCTTCATCTACGGCGGGCGTGTGGTGAGCAAGGTGCAAGTGCAGAGCCTGGACTGCCGCCTTGTGGCAGAGCCCTCCAGCTCAGAGAGCAGCATGAAGCAGGTGGTGTTTCCCAAACCTGGCCCACTGGAGCCCACGCAGCGCCTGCTGAGTCAGCTTGAGAGAGGTGTCCTGGTGGCCAGCAACTCCCACGGCCTCTTCGTGCAGCGCCTTTGCCCCATCCCCATCTCCTGGAATGCACCGCAGGCCCCGCCTGGGCCGGGGCCACATCTGCTGCCTAGCAACAAGTGTGTGGAGCTCTTCAGGACCGCCTCCTTCTGCAGAG ACTGGGTCAATTACCTCCAGGGCCTGGGCCCCCAACCCAAGTTCCAGGTAACACTGAATTTCTGGGAGGAAATCCCTGATACCAGCTATACTGCACAGAATCTTATCACAGTGCAG ATGGAGCAGGCCTTTGCCCGACACTTACTGGAGGAGACTTCAGAGGAACAAGTAGCCACTCTGTCCCTGATGTAG